The Methanosarcina barkeri MS DNA window TTGCTTTTACGAGAATGTGGAGAATCCGGCTTGAAGAAGGCGTTTTGATGCTGTTCTCAAGGTTCATAAGAGCTTTAGAGGTGGAAGTGCCCCATGAAAGGTCTTCCTTTAACTTTTTAAGTTCTTTACTGAGAATTCCCATTTTGGAGTCGGCTATTATTTTTAAGGAGTTTGCAAGCATAATCCCCGATTCATTCATGCTGGAAAGGCTTTTCAAAAAATCGGGCATTTTCTCATCAATTTTGCGCATTCGCCACGCCTTTATTTCATAAAAAATTATAAAAGGAATCAGGGCAACAACAATAAAGATAACAAAATAATCATCGACAGCAGTAACTAGCTTTATAGCACTGTCAGAGACATGGTCAAAACTTATACTCAGGTGATGATAACTAGAAAAGAGGCTGTTTCTAAGTCTTCTCGGAAGTTGGGTAAGATAGTACAATCCAAGCGGAACTCCGAAGAAAAACGTGTATCTTGGCTCATTCAGGATAGTCCTGTAAGGGTTAAGCACCATGTCTCTGAGCTTATAAAACCCCCTGTACAGCATGTACGTCTTTTTCCTTTTTTGTTCCACCTCTTCAGTAAGCCCTGAGTCAATTTCTTGGATATCGGAAAGGTTTATTGTAAAACTGCGAACATCACCTTTTTTCGGATCAATGGAGAGTTCTCCCACAGTATCGAGAAGTACCAAATAAAACAGGGTTGCAAGAGGTAATATTACATAAATAAGCATGTAAAGGATCTGAGCTGAAGCCGGGCGGAAAAACTGTAGCACAACAAGGGTTACCATTACAAAAAGAGGGCCTGCAACAAGGGCTGTCACGTAGATTTCGGCAAGTACATCAAGTCTCTGTAACAGGTTTCTATTCGCCATCTCGGCTAGACCCTGATATTGCTCGGACTTATTTTTGATATATTCGGTTATGGTTCCGCTGCTTGAAACAATAATCAACCCATCAACGAAGTCTTTGAAAATTTCAGAAGGAGTGCGTTCCTTGGCAATTTTAAGCGAAGTTATGAAATCCTTTCCCAGATAGTCCATATCTCTTACAACATAGGAGATTTCTTCCGCCGTTGCCCCAAATATATAGCTGTACCTGCTCAAAGACCGGAAAACGTCATAGATTGACATGCCTCCTTTTGTCAGGGCATACATGTAAGTTATTGCCGGAAGCATGGATTTATCGATAGAAGCTTGCCGGTTATTTGCTTGAAAATAAGGATAGATATATGCTACGAGAAATACGGTAAAAAAACTTACAAGAAACAGTATAAGGCCAACTAGAAGCGCAAGAGGATATACATATTCGCCTGCAATGTCGGCACGTTCAGGGTCTACAAAAAGGCTAAGTCGGGAAACCGGATTCCCAAAGATTTTTAGTCCCAGCCATAAGCCAAAGAGTCCTGCAGCAATTCCTAAAATTACAGAGTACATGAAGGTAGAAGCCAGATATTGGTCTACTGACATAGAGATATGAGAATGACGTATTTTTACCTTTAAATCCTGAAAATATGCTTTATTTTTATAGAAGAAGTCCCCATAAAATCGGTATGCTAGTTCATCCAGAATAGTATAAGTCATATTCCCCCTCTTAAACAACCATATTCCTGTACGGCAACCGTTAAGCTGCAACCGTTGTGCTGGTTGATCACGCCGACTATATCGTTACTGGAGTTTTCGCTCAAGCCTTTTTTTAAAAGGCTTGCTCTTAAGCAGCCATACTCTGTATCATACTCTCTAGAGTATCGTTTTCTATAGCTTCCATAACCATCTTTGGATGAGTCTGGTATGCCTGAACTACAATGGACACCTGAACATAGTTCCTTATGCTTTTTTCATACATATAAGCCAAAATTGTTCTCCGATTCTCCATCTCGTTTATCAAATGACTGGTATTCCATCCTCTTACAGTCATAATTTCCTGTAAAATATGAGAATCCCCTACCTTAATGAAGCAGTCTTCTAAAGGTTCCCAGTTGAAAAGCTCATTTATACCCAGATCTCCTGTTTCAGGATCGACATTCAGGACTTCTACAAGACTGCGGGTTCGTCTAACTCTTTTTTCTTCTATGTACACTTGCTCCTGAATACAGAGCACATTAAGAGACTGCAGCATAACATGAGGCACGTTTATTGGCTCGTGGGTGAGCCTGTTTACAACGGTCTGTACATCTCCTGCGTGCATTGTTGAGCTTGTTGCATGTCCTGTTGACATTGCCTGGAAAAGAGTAAGAGCTTCACTGCCTCTCACTTCACCCACAATAATATAATCTGGACGCTGTCTGAGAGCTGCTCTCAAAAGGTCGTACATGGTAATTTCTCCCGAAGAGTCTGCAGCAAACCCCTCTCTTGCAACCCCGGAAACCCAGTTATTATGGTAGAGTAAAAGTTCCCTTGTATCTTCGATCGAGACTATCTTCGTTGTAGAAGGCATGAACAGGGATGTAGCGTTCAGTATAGACGTTTTTCCTGACGCTGTTCCCCCTGCAAAAAGCATGTTGTGGCCGTTTTCGATAACCATCCAGAAATATACAAGCATATCAAGGTCACACGTCTTATAGCCAAGCAGGTCTATAGGAGTCATTGGATCTTTTCTGAACTTACGAATAGTAAAAGAACTGCCT harbors:
- a CDS encoding type II/IV secretion system ATPase subunit, with the protein product MRKKSNYNSIAEVVKKARGYFDKPLRTLPAYDPEKEGPLVDFIVPDGLKELERYWLQEPYTFVSILEDRRSTYYRLIEPSLTKFEKELLARIYEDFQDILILGSTHSRSEKDAFLVDRALFLLERYKADISKATLLKIMYYLRRNLLGYEKIDPLFYDPYIEDISCDGVRVPLYVYHNRYLNVECNITFEEEELDALVIKMCQLNNKHISVSQPIVDATIQDGSRLQAVLGREITPRGSSFTIRKFRKDPMTPIDLLGYKTCDLDMLVYFWMVIENGHNMLFAGGTASGKTSILNATSLFMPSTTKIVSIEDTRELLLYHNNWVSGVAREGFAADSSGEITMYDLLRAALRQRPDYIIVGEVRGSEALTLFQAMSTGHATSSTMHAGDVQTVVNRLTHEPINVPHVMLQSLNVLCIQEQVYIEEKRVRRTRSLVEVLNVDPETGDLGINELFNWEPLEDCFIKVGDSHILQEIMTVRGWNTSHLINEMENRRTILAYMYEKSIRNYVQVSIVVQAYQTHPKMVMEAIENDTLESMIQSMAA
- a CDS encoding type II secretion system F family protein, encoding MTYTILDELAYRFYGDFFYKNKAYFQDLKVKIRHSHISMSVDQYLASTFMYSVILGIAAGLFGLWLGLKIFGNPVSRLSLFVDPERADIAGEYVYPLALLVGLILFLVSFFTVFLVAYIYPYFQANNRQASIDKSMLPAITYMYALTKGGMSIYDVFRSLSRYSYIFGATAEEISYVVRDMDYLGKDFITSLKIAKERTPSEIFKDFVDGLIIVSSSGTITEYIKNKSEQYQGLAEMANRNLLQRLDVLAEIYVTALVAGPLFVMVTLVVLQFFRPASAQILYMLIYVILPLATLFYLVLLDTVGELSIDPKKGDVRSFTINLSDIQEIDSGLTEEVEQKRKKTYMLYRGFYKLRDMVLNPYRTILNEPRYTFFFGVPLGLYYLTQLPRRLRNSLFSSYHHLSISFDHVSDSAIKLVTAVDDYFVIFIVVALIPFIIFYEIKAWRMRKIDEKMPDFLKSLSSMNESGIMLANSLKIIADSKMGILSKELKKLKEDLSWGTSTSKALMNLENSIKTPSSSRILHILVKANESTSDLKNVLSITAKQARNDEDMKKERSSAMIVYVITIYVAFFVFLFIVYILATNFFPQTASFSTSSQGMGGVSGYFNVEEYSMLMFHSALVQAFTSGIVAGKMGKGSAYLGLKYSVSMIIITYVAFTMFV